A DNA window from Ancylothrix sp. D3o contains the following coding sequences:
- a CDS encoding response regulator, with protein sequence MPHKIINKKNAQAVLWLSILLVFILPFSLVVYQLISEFNGEIDFAEREKYGLEYTVSLRNLLENLITARQETNKQIISRSNSGKIQSFNSPPIEKYIAATDKLEQRLGIYLKTSQKWQLLKDNWKTLESQKLRLNPQEIYNDYTKIIESLLSLMADVADSSSLVTDPLLDSYYLTDAIVAKLPSAIERTAQARELGTRFSTKKTLKNFEKSQLFVLSSFIQYPTQSVSRGLEIAWKKNLSLQPKLAWETNQSVSSVNTFLRLIDQSLLNTDVIAIAPSAFEAAGTDAIKKQFQLYDAIYPQLNNLLQKRLNQAINKKNQVKIFAFLVLIAVLYVSFLFAGNLRKRRQVEAALRKAESKYRSIFENAVDGIFQTSEDGKYISANPALARIYGYSSPAELISQISDVGTEIYVEPNRRQQFKEEIEKNDVVAEFESQVYRKDKSKIWVTENARAVRDSKGKLLYYEGTVEDITARKFAEEELRKAKEAAEAANSAKSTFLANMSHELRTPLNAIIGYSEMLEEDASEFGYSEMIPDLEKIRAAGKHQLALVNDILDISKIEAGKMDLYLENFEISSLISEVAATVEPLVNKNNNSLTINCSTPATMYADVTKVRQILFNLLSNAAKFTENGTVTLSVKSAQANSSGEIIFSESEGESFSRSNLSEKWIVFQVRDTGIGMNKEQMETIFQAFIQADSSTTRKYGGTGLGLAITRHFCQLMGGDIKVESRISQGSSFTAWLPARVIDPKNRKPPLQPPANSLTTVNPSSQPRVLVIDDDIAVRELIERRLSKEGFDIQTATTGEMGLQLAKEKKPDVIILDVMIGEMTGWTVLSALKSDPDTASVPVIVATIMDEKNLGFSLGASDFLPKPIDRNRLLSVLQRYRVKQNSGYILIVEDDAPTREMLYRMLQKEGWQVSQVENGQQAMQKIQAGLSAEEPDKIAGLPDLILLDLMMPEMDGFQVIAELRQHPKTQSLPVVVITAMDLSEQDYERLNGSVRQILEKGSFSREELLQQVRELVLSSLRQAE encoded by the coding sequence ATGCCACACAAAATTATTAATAAAAAAAACGCTCAGGCCGTTTTATGGCTGAGCATTCTCTTGGTTTTTATTTTACCGTTTAGTTTAGTTGTTTATCAGCTTATTTCTGAATTTAATGGTGAGATTGATTTTGCAGAAAGAGAAAAATATGGGTTGGAATATACGGTTTCTTTAAGAAATTTGTTAGAAAATTTGATAACTGCTCGCCAAGAAACTAATAAACAAATAATTTCCAGAAGCAACTCTGGAAAAATTCAATCTTTTAATAGTCCGCCAATAGAAAAATATATTGCAGCCACAGACAAACTTGAGCAGCGCTTGGGAATTTATTTAAAAACTTCCCAAAAATGGCAACTTTTAAAAGATAACTGGAAAACTCTTGAGAGCCAAAAACTTCGCCTCAATCCTCAAGAAATTTATAATGATTACACAAAAATTATCGAAAGTTTACTTTCATTAATGGCTGATGTTGCAGATAGCTCAAGTTTAGTTACAGATCCGCTTTTAGATAGTTATTACTTGACGGATGCAATAGTAGCAAAGCTTCCCTCTGCCATAGAAAGAACTGCACAAGCTAGAGAATTAGGCACAAGATTTAGTACGAAAAAAACCCTCAAAAACTTTGAAAAATCTCAACTTTTTGTGCTCTCAAGTTTTATTCAGTATCCCACCCAATCAGTCAGCCGAGGGCTGGAAATTGCCTGGAAAAAAAACTTATCTCTGCAACCCAAGCTTGCCTGGGAAACCAACCAAAGTGTTAGCAGCGTTAACACTTTTTTAAGATTGATTGATCAAAGCCTACTGAATACCGACGTTATTGCCATTGCCCCTAGCGCCTTTGAAGCAGCCGGCACCGATGCTATTAAAAAACAATTTCAACTTTATGATGCTATTTATCCCCAATTAAATAACCTTTTACAAAAGCGGCTTAATCAAGCTATTAACAAAAAAAATCAAGTCAAGATATTTGCATTTTTGGTGTTAATTGCAGTTCTTTATGTGTCGTTTCTTTTTGCTGGCAATCTCCGCAAACGCCGCCAAGTAGAAGCAGCCCTCCGAAAAGCCGAAAGTAAATATAGAAGTATTTTTGAAAACGCCGTTGATGGCATTTTTCAGACGAGCGAAGATGGAAAATATATCAGCGCTAACCCAGCCTTAGCGCGAATCTATGGCTATTCCTCCCCAGCCGAATTAATTAGCCAAATTAGCGATGTTGGTACAGAAATTTATGTTGAGCCAAACCGGCGCCAACAATTTAAAGAAGAAATAGAAAAAAATGATGTAGTCGCCGAATTTGAATCACAAGTTTATCGCAAAGATAAAAGCAAAATTTGGGTTACCGAAAATGCCCGCGCCGTGAGAGATAGCAAAGGAAAATTGCTTTATTATGAGGGTACAGTTGAAGATATCACGGCTCGTAAATTTGCAGAAGAAGAACTCCGAAAAGCCAAAGAAGCAGCGGAAGCAGCCAACTCTGCCAAAAGTACATTTTTGGCAAATATGAGCCATGAATTGCGAACGCCTTTGAATGCGATTATTGGTTATAGCGAAATGCTGGAAGAGGATGCAAGTGAATTTGGCTATAGCGAAATGATCCCCGATTTAGAAAAAATTCGCGCCGCCGGCAAACACCAATTGGCATTAGTCAATGATATTTTGGATATTTCTAAAATTGAAGCCGGCAAAATGGATTTGTATTTAGAAAATTTTGAAATTAGTAGCTTAATTTCAGAAGTAGCCGCCACCGTTGAACCTTTGGTGAACAAAAACAATAACTCTTTAACCATTAATTGTTCAACACCGGCTACCATGTATGCCGATGTAACGAAAGTGCGGCAAATTCTTTTTAATTTACTCAGCAACGCTGCTAAGTTTACAGAAAACGGAACCGTGACTTTAAGTGTAAAAAGCGCCCAAGCTAACAGCAGCGGAGAAATTATTTTTTCCGAGTCGGAAGGGGAGAGTTTTTCGAGGAGTAACTTAAGCGAAAAGTGGATTGTTTTTCAAGTTAGGGATACCGGCATTGGCATGAATAAAGAGCAAATGGAAACGATTTTTCAAGCGTTTATTCAAGCAGATTCCTCCACCACTCGTAAGTATGGCGGCACCGGCTTAGGGTTAGCGATTACCCGCCACTTTTGCCAATTGATGGGCGGTGATATTAAAGTAGAAAGTAGAATCTCCCAAGGTTCTAGTTTTACTGCTTGGCTACCGGCTCGCGTTATTGATCCCAAAAACCGCAAACCGCCTCTACAACCACCGGCAAATTCTTTAACCACTGTCAACCCGTCTTCACAACCGCGAGTGTTAGTTATAGATGATGATATCGCGGTGCGAGAATTGATTGAGCGGAGACTTTCTAAAGAGGGGTTTGATATCCAAACAGCCACTACCGGAGAGATGGGATTGCAACTGGCTAAAGAGAAAAAACCCGATGTAATTATTCTCGATGTAATGATTGGCGAGATGACGGGTTGGACGGTTTTATCTGCTCTCAAAAGTGATCCTGATACCGCTTCGGTGCCGGTGATTGTGGCGACGATTATGGATGAGAAAAATCTCGGTTTTTCCTTGGGTGCTTCTGATTTTTTACCGAAACCAATAGATAGAAATCGCCTGCTGTCAGTGTTACAGCGTTACCGAGTTAAACAAAATTCTGGTTACATTTTAATTGTCGAAGATGATGCGCCTACAAGGGAAATGCTTTATCGAATGCTCCAAAAAGAAGGCTGGCAAGTCAGTCAAGTAGAAAATGGGCAACAAGCGATGCAGAAAATACAAGCCGGTTTAAGCGCAGAAGAGCCGGATAAAATCGCTGGATTGCCTGATTTAATTTTGCTGGATTTAATGATGCCAGAAATGGATGGGTTTCAGGTGATTGCTGAGTTGCGCCAGCACCCTAAAACTCAAAGCTTGCCGGTGGTTGTGATTACGGCAATGGATTTATCGGAACAAGATTATGAACGGCTTAATGGTTCTGTGCGGCAAATTCTTGAAAAAGGCTCGTTTAGTCGAGAAGAACTCCTCCAACAAGTCAGAGAATTGGTTTTATCTAGCTTGAGACAGGCCGAGTAA
- a CDS encoding response regulator, translating to MTKILLVEDNEMNRDMLSRRLVRKGYEVVIATDGAQGVEMANSLTPDLILMDMGLPVLDGWQATERIKATPATRSIPVIALTAHAIAGDREKCLAAGCDDYDTKPVEFTRLLGKIEALLQKAAQT from the coding sequence ATGACGAAAATTCTTTTGGTAGAAGACAATGAGATGAACCGGGATATGCTGTCCCGGCGTTTGGTTCGCAAAGGCTATGAGGTGGTTATTGCGACAGATGGCGCCCAGGGGGTAGAAATGGCTAACTCTCTGACACCAGACTTGATTTTGATGGATATGGGGCTGCCGGTGCTGGATGGATGGCAGGCAACTGAGCGAATTAAGGCCACACCGGCCACTCGCTCAATTCCTGTGATCGCTTTAACTGCTCATGCTATTGCCGGCGACCGCGAAAAATGTCTCGCGGCTGGGTGCGATGATTATGATACCAAGCCGGTGGAATTTACCCGTCTGTTGGGAAAAATTGAAGCGCTGTTGCAGAAAGCTGCTCAAACCTAA
- a CDS encoding adenylate/guanylate cyclase domain-containing protein, with product MTEAQPATVLVVDDIEANRDLLGRRLKRQGYTVFVAEDGAIALQMMVTQPFDLVLLDIMMPRMNGYEVLATLKADPEKRHIPVIMISAVDDIESVVKCIELGAEDYLTKPFNPVLLKARISACLEKKRLRDQEQAVLKQLQAEQEKSERLLLNILPKPIALRLKEGWNTIADSFADVTVLFADIVDFTKLSGQISPTDLVNMLNEIFSAFDHLAERHGIEKIKTIGDAYMVVSGVPLPQPDHAISIAEMALDMQKVIAQFNAEREEPFSIRIGINTGPVVAGVIGTHKFTYDLWGDTVNIASRMESQGLVGAIQVTSATYEKLRERYDFEERGIIEVKGKGEMRTYLLKGRKNF from the coding sequence ATGACCGAGGCCCAACCCGCTACTGTACTCGTAGTTGATGATATAGAAGCAAACCGCGATCTGCTGGGACGCCGGTTAAAACGGCAGGGCTACACTGTTTTCGTGGCCGAGGATGGTGCTATTGCCCTGCAAATGATGGTTACGCAGCCTTTTGATTTGGTACTGCTCGACATTATGATGCCTAGAATGAACGGTTATGAAGTTCTGGCGACGCTTAAAGCTGACCCTGAAAAGCGCCACATTCCTGTGATTATGATTTCGGCAGTTGATGATATTGAGAGTGTTGTTAAATGTATTGAATTGGGGGCTGAAGATTATTTAACTAAGCCTTTTAATCCGGTTTTGCTTAAAGCTCGCATCAGTGCTTGTCTGGAAAAAAAACGTCTGCGCGACCAAGAACAGGCGGTTCTTAAACAATTACAAGCGGAACAAGAAAAGTCTGAACGGCTGTTGCTTAATATTTTGCCTAAGCCTATTGCTCTTCGCCTTAAGGAAGGCTGGAATACTATTGCTGATAGTTTTGCGGATGTGACGGTTTTATTTGCGGATATTGTCGATTTTACCAAGTTGTCTGGGCAAATTTCTCCAACGGATTTGGTGAATATGCTTAATGAAATTTTTTCGGCTTTTGATCACTTAGCTGAACGACATGGCATAGAAAAAATTAAAACAATTGGGGATGCTTATATGGTCGTTAGTGGTGTGCCTCTACCTCAGCCGGATCACGCGATTTCTATTGCGGAAATGGCTCTGGATATGCAAAAGGTTATTGCTCAGTTTAATGCTGAACGTGAAGAACCTTTTAGTATCCGTATCGGCATTAATACTGGGCCAGTGGTGGCCGGTGTTATTGGTACTCACAAGTTTACTTATGATTTGTGGGGTGATACGGTTAATATTGCTTCTCGGATGGAATCTCAAGGGCTGGTTGGCGCTATTCAGGTCACAAGTGCTACTTATGAAAAGTTGCGAGAACGTTATGATTTTGAAGAACGCGGTATCATTGAGGTTAAAGGTAAGGGAGAGATGAGAACTTATTTACTTAAGGGCAGGAAAAATTTTTGA